Proteins encoded in a region of the Leifsonia sp. PS1209 genome:
- a CDS encoding L-threonylcarbamoyladenylate synthase, with product MSPIYDCSVDSELLTGMRLARAAIGRGELVVIPTDTVYGVAADAFNPAAVQRLLDAKGRGRQSPPPVLIPGIPTLAALAEEVPQAVTDLVQEFWPGGLTVVLPAQPSLVWDLGETRGTVALRMPSDTIALELLSETGPLAVSSANLTGRPAARTAAEAEAMLTDSVSVYLDGGEAGAGYDRVDGKDSSSTIVDATALAAGTGKLRILRHGVISAEQIRAVVGDQLADDSVVEPTDSSPGA from the coding sequence ATGTCTCCCATCTACGACTGCTCCGTCGACTCCGAACTCCTCACCGGCATGCGGCTCGCGCGCGCCGCCATCGGGCGGGGCGAACTCGTCGTGATACCGACGGACACGGTCTACGGGGTCGCGGCGGACGCCTTCAACCCCGCCGCCGTGCAGCGCCTCCTGGATGCGAAGGGTCGCGGCCGTCAGTCGCCTCCCCCCGTGCTCATCCCCGGCATCCCGACCCTCGCCGCCCTGGCTGAAGAGGTCCCGCAGGCCGTGACCGACCTCGTCCAGGAGTTCTGGCCGGGCGGGCTGACCGTCGTGCTGCCCGCGCAGCCGTCGCTGGTCTGGGACCTGGGGGAGACCCGCGGAACGGTCGCCCTGCGCATGCCGAGCGACACCATCGCCCTCGAACTCCTCTCCGAGACCGGCCCGCTCGCGGTCTCCTCCGCCAACCTCACCGGCCGCCCCGCCGCCCGCACCGCCGCGGAAGCAGAGGCCATGCTCACCGACTCCGTCTCCGTGTACCTCGACGGGGGAGAGGCGGGCGCCGGGTACGACCGCGTCGACGGCAAGGACAGCTCGTCCACCATCGTCGACGCGACCGCGCTGGCCGCAGGAACGGGAAAGCTCCGCATCCTGCGTCACGGCGTGATCTCGGCGGAGCAGATCCGTGCCGTCGTCGGCGACCAGCTCGCGGACGACAGCGTGGTGGAGCCCACCGATTCCTCCCCGGGCGCCTGA
- a CDS encoding MraY family glycosyltransferase, producing the protein MTLLLALALISAVITFGMSLVVYKLSLKYRLYPKIRERDVHTRPTPRLGGIAMFLGILVAFGVAWLLSSQFGVLTLIFSDSGPIIAILGASLLIVVIGVADDIWDLDWMTKLAGQFVAAGLVAWLGVQIYSLPIGGLTVGSPVMSIIITLFAIVLVMNAINFIDGLDGLVAGVALIANGSFLVYTYLLQREISPQNYFSLAGVIAAILVGACAGFLPLNWHPAKMFMGDAGALLIGLLMATSAISVTGTINPEALQTLGKSSLVPAFVPIIVPFAVLIVPLLDFGLAVIRRLRAGKSPFSADRKHLHHRLLDMGHTHLHAVLIFYGWTAVLSIGCLLFFFDPYWMAIVFIAVGLVVCAAFTLAPLSRRKANEAAAELAPAGTDEADATARYDQLDAASEHAPTTAPTPATTPLSKETQ; encoded by the coding sequence GTGACCCTCCTCCTCGCCCTCGCGCTGATCTCGGCCGTCATCACCTTCGGGATGTCGCTCGTCGTCTACAAGCTGAGCCTCAAGTACCGGCTGTACCCGAAGATCCGGGAACGGGATGTGCACACCAGGCCGACTCCGCGGCTCGGCGGCATCGCGATGTTCCTCGGCATCCTGGTCGCGTTCGGCGTCGCCTGGCTGCTGTCCAGCCAGTTCGGCGTGCTGACGTTGATCTTCTCCGACTCCGGGCCGATCATCGCCATCCTGGGCGCCTCGCTGCTGATCGTGGTCATCGGCGTCGCCGACGATATCTGGGACCTCGACTGGATGACCAAGCTGGCCGGGCAGTTCGTGGCGGCCGGGCTCGTGGCCTGGCTGGGCGTGCAGATCTACTCCCTGCCGATCGGCGGCCTGACCGTCGGGTCGCCGGTGATGAGCATCATCATCACGCTGTTCGCCATCGTGCTCGTGATGAACGCCATCAACTTCATCGACGGCCTGGATGGTCTCGTGGCGGGCGTGGCGCTCATCGCCAACGGCTCGTTCCTCGTCTACACCTATCTGCTGCAGCGCGAGATCAGCCCGCAGAACTACTTCAGCCTCGCCGGCGTCATCGCGGCCATCCTGGTCGGAGCGTGCGCCGGGTTCCTGCCGCTCAACTGGCATCCGGCGAAGATGTTCATGGGAGACGCGGGAGCGCTCCTGATCGGGCTGCTCATGGCCACCTCGGCCATCTCGGTCACCGGCACGATCAACCCGGAGGCGCTGCAGACCCTCGGCAAGTCGTCGCTCGTCCCCGCGTTCGTGCCGATCATCGTCCCGTTCGCCGTGCTGATCGTGCCGCTCCTCGACTTCGGGCTCGCCGTCATCCGGCGGCTGCGGGCGGGGAAGTCGCCGTTCAGCGCCGACCGCAAGCACCTGCACCACCGGCTCCTCGACATGGGGCACACCCACCTGCACGCCGTGCTGATCTTCTACGGCTGGACCGCCGTGCTGTCGATCGGCTGTCTGCTGTTCTTCTTCGACCCGTACTGGATGGCGATCGTGTTCATCGCCGTCGGCCTGGTGGTGTGCGCAGCGTTCACGCTCGCCCCGCTGAGCCGCAGGAAGGCCAACGAGGCCGCGGCGGAGCTCGCCCCTGCTGGAACGGACGAGGCGGACGCGACCGCCCGCTACGACCAGCTGGACGCCGCGAGCGAGCACGCCCCCACCACCGCGCCCACCCCGGCGACCACCCCCCTCAGCAAGGAGACACAATGA
- the atpB gene encoding F0F1 ATP synthase subunit A — MNLLVQTASSDDGSFHGPSIDEFFPPAIFSIGGFEVNRIMVIRFIAVLAIVLIFWLGTRRMKVVPGRFQSVVEMGLDFVRVNIAEDLLGKKDGRRFLPILTTIFFMVLFMNLTGIIPGLNIAGTSVIGVPLVLAIVAYISFIYAGIKASPGNFFKNSLFPPGVPKALYIIVTPIEFISTFILRPITLTLRLLMNMVVGHLLLVLFFSATAFFLFTAGSWWSLFGIGTFAFGFAFTLFEILVAVLQAYVFALLTAVYIQLAVAEEH, encoded by the coding sequence GTGAACCTGCTGGTCCAGACCGCAAGCTCCGATGATGGTAGCTTCCACGGTCCGTCGATCGATGAGTTCTTCCCGCCCGCAATCTTTTCCATCGGTGGCTTCGAGGTCAACCGGATCATGGTCATCCGCTTCATCGCGGTCCTGGCCATCGTCCTGATCTTCTGGCTCGGCACCCGTCGCATGAAGGTCGTCCCCGGACGCTTCCAGTCGGTCGTGGAGATGGGGCTCGACTTCGTTCGGGTCAACATCGCAGAGGACCTCCTCGGCAAGAAGGACGGTCGTCGCTTCCTGCCGATCCTCACCACCATCTTCTTCATGGTGCTGTTCATGAACCTGACGGGCATCATCCCCGGCCTGAACATCGCAGGCACCTCGGTGATCGGTGTCCCGCTGGTGCTCGCCATCGTCGCGTACATCTCGTTCATCTACGCGGGCATCAAGGCGAGCCCGGGCAACTTCTTCAAGAACTCGCTGTTCCCGCCCGGTGTGCCGAAGGCGCTCTACATCATCGTGACGCCGATCGAGTTCATCTCGACCTTCATCCTGCGTCCGATCACGCTGACGCTCCGACTTCTGATGAACATGGTCGTCGGCCACCTGCTGCTGGTGCTGTTCTTCAGCGCGACGGCGTTCTTCCTCTTCACCGCCGGAAGCTGGTGGTCGCTCTTCGGAATCGGCACCTTCGCGTTCGGCTTCGCATTCACCCTGTTCGAAATCCTGGTCGCAGTCCTCCAGGCCTACGTCTTCGCGCTGCTCACGGCTGTCTACATTCAGCTCGCAGTCGCCGAGGAACACTAA
- the atpE gene encoding ATP synthase F0 subunit C, with protein sequence MDIAAISGNIATVGYGLAAIGPAIGVGIVVGKTIEGVARQPELAGRLQVLMYIGIAFTEALAFIGIATYFIFTTGQ encoded by the coding sequence GTGGACATCGCTGCTATCTCCGGCAACATTGCCACCGTTGGATACGGTCTCGCGGCCATCGGCCCGGCCATCGGCGTCGGCATCGTCGTCGGCAAGACCATCGAGGGCGTCGCTCGCCAGCCCGAGCTCGCCGGCCGTCTCCAGGTTCTGATGTACATCGGTATCGCGTTCACCGAGGCGCTCGCGTTCATCGGTATCGCTACGTACTTCATCTTCACCACCGGCCAGTAG
- a CDS encoding F0F1 ATP synthase subunit B produces the protein MLYGLVHAAAEAEQRNPLIPEWYDVVGSFICFVIILFFFWKLVLPRMKKLLDERAEAIEGNIAKADEAQHKAEALLEEYTAQLADARAEAAKIREQARTDGQKIVAEAKDNATVEAARVTSNAQAQIEAERQSAVVALRSEVGSLAIDLASGVIGEALNDDKKSQAIIDRFLADLDASEKAGSNK, from the coding sequence ATGCTCTACGGTTTGGTTCACGCCGCCGCGGAGGCCGAGCAGCGCAATCCGCTCATCCCCGAGTGGTATGACGTCGTCGGTTCATTCATCTGCTTCGTCATCATCCTGTTCTTCTTCTGGAAGCTCGTGCTTCCGCGGATGAAGAAGCTCCTGGATGAGCGCGCAGAGGCGATCGAAGGCAACATCGCGAAGGCCGACGAGGCTCAGCACAAGGCGGAGGCGCTCCTCGAGGAGTACACCGCCCAGCTCGCCGACGCCCGCGCAGAAGCGGCCAAGATCCGTGAGCAGGCTCGCACCGACGGACAGAAGATCGTCGCAGAGGCGAAGGACAACGCGACGGTCGAGGCCGCCCGCGTCACCTCCAACGCCCAGGCGCAGATCGAGGCAGAGCGCCAGTCCGCCGTCGTCGCTCTCCGCAGCGAAGTCGGCTCGCTCGCCATCGACCTGGCATCGGGTGTCATCGGTGAGGCTCTCAACGACGACAAGAAGTCGCAGGCGATCATCGACCGCTTCCTGGCCGACCTCGACGCCAGCGAAAAGGCAGGGTCGAACAAGTAA
- a CDS encoding F0F1 ATP synthase subunit delta, whose protein sequence is MGSASREALARSVSALAAQGSKADLATAEDLFAAGRVVADSAQLRAVVSDPSADSAGKTALVQRVFGSLSAPAVELLGVVASERWSSQDDVLAAIEELGVRSIAQSAPKDVDIAAELFAFGGAVTSNAQLELALRSKLADPASKSALVERLLDGKASVQTVAIVRQLVLQPRGRSIREGLREAARVVAAQSGLTVATVFTAKPLPAAQAERLQAGLAAKYGQKLKINQVVDPTVLGGLRVQIGDDVIDGSIASRITDLRLQLAG, encoded by the coding sequence ATGGGAAGCGCCTCCAGAGAAGCACTGGCCAGGTCCGTGTCGGCTCTCGCCGCTCAGGGCTCCAAGGCCGATCTGGCGACGGCCGAAGACCTGTTCGCCGCAGGACGGGTCGTCGCAGACTCCGCCCAGCTCCGAGCGGTCGTCAGCGATCCCTCGGCCGACTCGGCGGGCAAGACCGCGCTCGTGCAGCGTGTCTTCGGCTCGCTCTCGGCGCCGGCCGTCGAGCTGCTGGGTGTCGTCGCGTCCGAGCGCTGGTCGAGCCAGGACGACGTCCTGGCCGCGATCGAAGAGCTCGGTGTCCGGTCGATCGCCCAGTCGGCGCCGAAAGACGTCGACATCGCCGCAGAGCTGTTCGCCTTCGGAGGCGCCGTGACCTCCAACGCGCAGCTCGAACTCGCACTGCGCAGCAAGCTCGCAGACCCGGCATCCAAGAGCGCGCTCGTCGAGCGCCTGCTCGACGGAAAGGCCTCCGTGCAGACGGTCGCCATCGTGCGCCAGCTGGTGCTGCAGCCTCGCGGCCGCAGCATCCGCGAGGGTCTGCGCGAAGCAGCCCGCGTCGTCGCGGCCCAGTCGGGACTCACCGTCGCGACGGTGTTCACCGCGAAGCCGCTCCCCGCCGCGCAGGCCGAGCGCCTGCAGGCGGGCCTCGCAGCGAAGTACGGACAGAAACTCAAGATCAACCAGGTCGTCGACCCCACCGTCCTCGGTGGACTGCGTGTGCAGATCGGCGACGACGTGATCGACGGCAGCATCGCCTCGCGCATCACCGATTTACGACTTCAGCTGGCGGGCTGA
- the atpA gene encoding F0F1 ATP synthase subunit alpha has product MAELTISPDEIRDALKDFVTKYEPTKAATTEVGHVIDASDGIAHVEGLPGVMANELIRFSDGTLGLAQNLDENEIGVVVLGEFDGIVEGMEVTRTGEVLSVPVGDGYLGRVVDPLGKPIDGLGDIASEGRRALELQAPGVMQRKSVHEPLQTGIKAIDAMIPVGRGQRQLIIGDRQTGKTAIAIDTIINQKANWDSGDVNKQVRCIYVAIGQKGSTIASVKGALEDAGAMEYTTIVAAPASDPAGFKYLAPYTGSAIGQHWMYGGKHVLIIFDDLSKQAEAYRAVSLLLRRPPGREAYPGDVFYLHSRLLERCAKLSDELGAGSMTGLPIIETKANDVSAYIPTNVISITDGQIFLQSDLFNANQRPAVDVGISVSRVGGDAQVKSIKKVSGTLKLELAQYRSLEAFAMFASDLDAASRRQLARGARLTELLKQPQYSPFPVEEQVVSIWAGTNGKLDEVAVEDILRFEAELLDHLRRNTDVLNVLRETNQLSDETVATLEAEVDKFKLEFQTGEGKPLASVGREEFEAIAEEDVNQERIVKAKR; this is encoded by the coding sequence ATGGCAGAACTAACGATCAGCCCCGACGAGATCCGGGACGCGCTCAAGGACTTCGTCACCAAGTACGAGCCCACCAAGGCAGCGACCACCGAGGTCGGACACGTCATCGACGCGTCCGACGGCATCGCGCACGTCGAGGGTCTCCCCGGCGTGATGGCGAACGAGCTCATCCGCTTCTCCGACGGCACCCTGGGCCTCGCCCAGAACCTCGACGAGAACGAGATCGGCGTCGTCGTCCTCGGCGAGTTCGACGGCATCGTCGAAGGCATGGAGGTGACCCGCACCGGCGAGGTCCTCTCCGTCCCCGTCGGCGACGGCTACCTCGGTCGCGTCGTCGACCCGCTGGGCAAGCCCATCGACGGCCTGGGCGACATCGCCTCCGAGGGTCGCCGCGCACTCGAACTGCAGGCGCCCGGCGTCATGCAGCGCAAGAGCGTGCACGAGCCCCTCCAGACCGGCATCAAGGCCATCGACGCGATGATCCCGGTCGGCCGCGGCCAGCGCCAGCTCATCATCGGCGACCGCCAGACCGGCAAGACGGCCATCGCGATCGACACGATCATCAACCAGAAGGCCAACTGGGACTCGGGCGACGTCAACAAGCAGGTTCGCTGCATCTACGTCGCCATCGGCCAGAAGGGCTCGACCATCGCCTCGGTGAAGGGCGCGCTCGAGGATGCAGGCGCGATGGAGTACACCACCATCGTCGCGGCTCCCGCCTCCGACCCCGCCGGCTTCAAGTACCTCGCTCCGTACACCGGCTCGGCCATCGGCCAGCACTGGATGTACGGCGGCAAGCACGTCCTGATCATCTTCGACGACCTGTCGAAGCAGGCAGAGGCCTACCGCGCCGTGTCGCTCCTCCTCCGTCGTCCGCCGGGACGCGAGGCATACCCGGGTGACGTGTTCTACCTGCACTCCCGTCTGCTGGAGCGTTGCGCCAAGCTGTCCGACGAGCTGGGCGCCGGCTCGATGACCGGTCTCCCGATCATCGAGACCAAGGCGAACGACGTCTCCGCGTACATCCCGACCAACGTGATCTCGATCACCGACGGCCAGATCTTCCTGCAGTCCGACCTCTTCAACGCCAACCAGCGTCCGGCGGTCGACGTGGGTATCTCGGTCTCGCGCGTCGGTGGCGACGCGCAGGTGAAGTCGATCAAGAAGGTGTCGGGCACGCTCAAGCTCGAGCTGGCCCAGTACCGCTCGCTCGAGGCCTTCGCGATGTTCGCGTCCGACCTGGATGCGGCCAGCCGTCGTCAGCTCGCCCGTGGCGCACGCCTCACCGAGCTCCTCAAGCAGCCGCAGTACTCGCCGTTCCCCGTCGAGGAGCAGGTCGTCTCGATCTGGGCCGGCACCAACGGCAAGCTCGACGAGGTCGCTGTCGAAGACATCCTGCGCTTCGAGGCAGAGCTGCTCGACCACCTCCGCCGCAACACGGACGTCCTGAACGTGCTGCGCGAGACCAACCAGCTGTCGGACGAGACCGTCGCGACGCTCGAGGCAGAGGTCGACAAGTTCAAGCTCGAGTTCCAGACCGGAGAGGGCAAGCCGCTCGCCTCCGTCGGGCGCGAAGAGTTCGAAGCGATCGCCGAAGAGGATGTCAACCAGGAGCGCATCGTCAAGGCGAAGCGCTGA
- a CDS encoding F0F1 ATP synthase subunit gamma, translated as MGAQLRVYRQKIKSAQTTKKITRAMELISASRIQKAQARVAASTPYARAITRAVSAVATYSNVEHVLTTEPEKIERAAIVIFSSDRGLAGAFNSNVLKESEQLAELLRSQGKDVVYFLIGRKASGYFSFRRRAFERVWTGGTDAPEFEQAKEISDAILESFLRDSADGGVDEIHIIYNRFVSMLTQEPEVVRLLPLEVVEGVEEPGDKQILPLYEFEPDVGTVLDSLLPVYIESRIFNAMLQSAASKHAATQKAMKSASDNADKLITDYTRLANNARQSEITQQISEIVGGADALSSAK; from the coding sequence ATGGGAGCGCAACTTCGGGTCTACCGGCAGAAGATCAAGTCTGCCCAGACGACCAAGAAGATCACTCGGGCCATGGAGCTGATCTCCGCCTCACGCATCCAGAAGGCGCAGGCGAGGGTCGCCGCTTCAACGCCGTACGCCCGCGCCATCACGCGCGCGGTGTCGGCGGTGGCGACGTACTCGAACGTCGAGCACGTGCTCACGACGGAGCCGGAGAAGATCGAGCGCGCAGCGATCGTCATCTTCTCCTCCGACCGTGGACTCGCAGGCGCGTTCAACTCGAACGTGCTGAAGGAGTCGGAGCAGCTCGCAGAGCTGCTCCGGAGCCAGGGCAAGGATGTCGTCTACTTCCTGATCGGACGCAAGGCGAGCGGATACTTCAGCTTCCGCCGCCGCGCGTTCGAGCGGGTGTGGACGGGCGGCACGGACGCTCCGGAGTTCGAGCAGGCCAAGGAGATCAGCGACGCGATCCTCGAGTCCTTCCTCCGCGACTCCGCGGACGGCGGGGTCGACGAGATCCACATCATCTACAACCGCTTCGTGAGCATGCTCACGCAAGAGCCGGAGGTCGTCCGACTGCTTCCGCTCGAGGTCGTGGAAGGTGTGGAGGAGCCGGGCGACAAGCAGATCCTCCCGCTCTACGAGTTCGAGCCGGATGTCGGCACCGTTCTCGACTCGCTCCTCCCGGTGTACATCGAGAGCCGCATCTTCAACGCCATGTTGCAGTCGGCTGCGTCGAAGCACGCTGCGACGCAGAAGGCGATGAAGTCCGCGAGCGACAACGCGGACAAGCTCATCACCGACTACACCCGCCTGGCCAACAACGCGCGCCAGTCCGAGATCACCCAGCAGATTTCCGAGATCGTCGGCGGTGCGGACGCACTGAGCTCCGCCAAGTAA
- the atpD gene encoding F0F1 ATP synthase subunit beta — protein MTTATAEAQASTAQPAGVGRIARVTGPVVDIEFPHDSIPGIYNALKTTITIGEESTEITLEVAQHLGDDLVRAIALKPTDGLVRGGEVRDTGAPISVPVGDVTKGKVFNVTGDVLNAEPGETIEITERWPIHRQPPAFDQLESKTQLFETGIKVIDLLTPYVQGGKIGLFGGAGVGKTVLIQEMIQRVAQDHGGVSVFAGVGERTREGNDLIHEMEEAGVFDKTALVFGQMDEPPGTRLRVALSALTMAEYFRDVQKQDVLLFIDNIFRFTQAGSEVSTLLGRMPSAVGYQPNLADEMGLLQERITSTRGHSITSLQAIYVPADDYTDPAPATTFAHLDATTELSREIASKGLYPAVDPLTSTSRILDPRYLGEDHYRVATTVKQILQKNKELQEIIAILGVDELSEEDKITVSRARRIQQFLSQNTYMAKKFTGVEGSTVPLKDTIESFDAIAKGEFDHVAEQAFFNVGPISDVEEKWAQIQKENG, from the coding sequence ATGACTACCGCAACCGCCGAAGCTCAGGCTTCGACCGCGCAGCCGGCCGGCGTCGGGCGCATCGCCCGCGTCACCGGCCCTGTCGTCGACATCGAGTTCCCCCATGACTCGATCCCTGGCATCTACAACGCGCTCAAGACCACGATCACGATCGGCGAGGAGTCGACCGAGATCACCCTCGAGGTCGCACAGCACCTCGGAGACGACCTGGTCCGCGCCATCGCGCTCAAGCCGACCGACGGCCTGGTCCGTGGCGGAGAGGTCCGCGACACCGGAGCACCCATCTCGGTGCCCGTCGGTGACGTGACCAAGGGCAAGGTGTTCAACGTCACGGGCGACGTTCTCAACGCAGAGCCCGGCGAGACCATCGAGATCACCGAGCGCTGGCCCATCCACCGCCAGCCGCCGGCGTTCGACCAGCTGGAGTCGAAGACGCAGCTCTTCGAGACCGGCATCAAGGTCATCGACCTCCTCACCCCGTACGTGCAGGGTGGAAAGATCGGCCTCTTCGGTGGTGCGGGCGTCGGCAAGACCGTCCTCATCCAGGAGATGATCCAGCGCGTCGCGCAGGACCACGGTGGTGTGTCGGTGTTCGCGGGTGTCGGCGAGCGCACCCGTGAGGGCAACGACCTCATCCACGAGATGGAGGAGGCGGGCGTTTTCGACAAGACCGCCCTCGTCTTCGGCCAGATGGACGAGCCGCCGGGAACGCGTCTGCGCGTCGCCCTGTCGGCCCTGACCATGGCGGAGTACTTCCGCGATGTGCAGAAGCAGGACGTGCTGCTCTTCATCGACAACATCTTCCGCTTCACGCAGGCCGGTTCCGAGGTCTCCACGCTGCTCGGCCGCATGCCGTCCGCGGTGGGCTACCAGCCGAACCTCGCCGACGAGATGGGCCTCCTCCAGGAGCGCATCACCTCGACCCGCGGCCACTCGATCACCTCGCTGCAGGCGATCTACGTTCCCGCCGACGACTACACCGACCCGGCTCCGGCGACCACGTTCGCCCACCTCGACGCCACCACCGAGCTTTCGCGTGAGATCGCGTCGAAGGGTCTGTACCCGGCCGTCGACCCGCTGACCTCGACGTCGCGCATCCTCGACCCCCGTTACTTGGGCGAGGACCACTACCGCGTCGCCACCACGGTCAAGCAGATCCTCCAGAAGAACAAGGAACTGCAGGAGATCATCGCCATCCTCGGTGTCGACGAGCTCTCCGAGGAAGACAAGATCACGGTGTCGCGTGCGCGCCGCATCCAGCAGTTCCTCTCGCAGAACACCTACATGGCGAAGAAGTTCACCGGTGTCGAGGGTTCGACGGTTCCGCTCAAGGACACCATCGAGTCGTTCGACGCCATCGCCAAGGGCGAGTTCGACCACGTCGCAGAGCAGGCGTTCTTCAACGTCGGCCCGATCAGCGACGTGGAAGAGAAGTGGGCTCAGATCCAGAAGGAGAACGGCTAA
- a CDS encoding F0F1 ATP synthase subunit epsilon, whose product MAVLNVSVVAADHEVWSGEASMVVAKTVEGEIGILPGHEPLLAILASGEVRVTLNGGESIKAQADDGFLSVENNTVTVVARQAELV is encoded by the coding sequence ATGGCTGTCCTCAACGTCAGCGTCGTCGCCGCCGACCACGAAGTGTGGTCGGGCGAGGCGAGCATGGTCGTCGCGAAGACGGTCGAGGGTGAGATCGGTATCCTCCCCGGCCACGAACCGCTGCTGGCCATCCTCGCCTCCGGCGAGGTGCGCGTGACTCTGAACGGCGGGGAGTCGATCAAGGCCCAGGCCGACGACGGCTTCCTGTCCGTGGAGAACAACACGGTCACGGTGGTGGCACGCCAGGCGGAGCTCGTCTGA
- a CDS encoding ATP-binding protein translates to MAEQPVSVERQFGDVRVPILIAMAGLPGSGKSTLAEIIGARLGATTVSVDPIEASILRAGIDSDQPTGLAAYLVAETMAEQVLQSGHSVIVDAVNAVEPARLQWRDLAERSGVKLRVIEVVCSDDELHQSRLAKRTGLTAAYAVEQSVDEYDEWRGACATLPRVTIDTAAPLGQNVEIALDFLVA, encoded by the coding sequence ATGGCCGAGCAGCCCGTCAGCGTCGAGCGTCAGTTCGGCGACGTGCGCGTCCCCATCCTGATCGCGATGGCGGGCCTGCCCGGCTCAGGCAAGTCGACGCTCGCCGAGATCATCGGCGCCAGGCTCGGCGCCACGACGGTGTCCGTGGACCCGATCGAGGCGTCGATCCTGCGCGCCGGCATCGACTCCGATCAGCCGACGGGCCTCGCGGCCTACCTGGTCGCCGAGACGATGGCGGAGCAGGTGCTGCAGTCCGGTCACTCGGTGATCGTGGATGCCGTCAACGCCGTCGAGCCGGCCCGGCTGCAGTGGCGCGATCTCGCTGAGCGTTCCGGCGTGAAACTGCGCGTGATCGAGGTGGTCTGCTCCGACGACGAGCTGCACCAGTCGCGGCTGGCGAAGCGCACCGGTCTCACGGCCGCGTACGCGGTGGAGCAGAGCGTCGACGAGTACGACGAGTGGAGGGGCGCCTGCGCGACCCTCCCGCGCGTCACGATCGACACCGCAGCACCGCTCGGCCAGAACGTCGAGATCGCTCTCGACTTCCTGGTGGCCTAG
- a CDS encoding peroxide stress protein YaaA translates to MLILLPPSETKRDGGAGAPLDLDGLRFGELKPVRRNVLAAVAALSRNREHSIRALKLGPKQAAEVDRNRAIRSSATMPALSRYTGVLYDALDAQTLTDDQWAFAGSTVVVQSALLGPVAATDLIPAYRLSFDSRLSLEKGVATLKKRWAPAASAVFHAHPGLIVDLRSEGYAALGPLPGRPDAHYVRVLARDGDGHVRALNHFNKQAKGLFTRALIEAGTDFATTDELLAWAAAEGYELRAAGDGSAELELIVPEVAGEPGALVAVLR, encoded by the coding sequence TTGCTCATCCTCCTCCCGCCCTCCGAGACCAAGCGCGACGGGGGAGCGGGAGCTCCGCTCGACCTCGACGGCCTCCGCTTCGGCGAACTGAAGCCGGTGCGCAGGAACGTGCTCGCCGCGGTGGCCGCGCTGTCCAGGAACCGCGAGCACAGCATCCGGGCACTGAAGCTGGGACCCAAGCAGGCGGCGGAAGTCGACCGCAACCGCGCGATCCGTTCGTCCGCCACGATGCCGGCGCTGAGCCGGTACACCGGAGTGCTCTACGACGCTCTGGATGCGCAGACCCTCACCGACGACCAGTGGGCGTTCGCGGGTTCGACCGTGGTGGTGCAGTCGGCCCTGCTCGGCCCGGTGGCCGCCACCGACCTCATCCCGGCCTACCGGCTGTCGTTCGACTCCCGGTTGTCGCTCGAGAAGGGCGTCGCGACGCTCAAGAAGCGGTGGGCGCCGGCTGCGAGCGCGGTGTTCCACGCGCATCCCGGGCTCATCGTGGACCTGCGGTCGGAGGGCTATGCGGCGCTCGGGCCGCTCCCCGGGCGGCCGGATGCGCACTACGTGCGCGTGCTCGCCCGCGACGGCGACGGCCACGTGCGCGCGCTCAACCACTTCAACAAGCAGGCGAAAGGCCTGTTCACGCGCGCGCTCATCGAAGCGGGGACGGACTTCGCCACCACGGACGAGCTGCTCGCCTGGGCGGCCGCCGAGGGCTACGAGCTGCGCGCGGCCGGGGACGGATCGGCGGAGCTGGAGCTGATCGTGCCCGAGGTGGCGGGGGAGCCCGGCGCGTTGGTGGCCGTGCTGCGCTGA